The following are encoded in a window of Heliangelus exortis chromosome 9, bHelExo1.hap1, whole genome shotgun sequence genomic DNA:
- the LOC139799909 gene encoding alkaline phosphatase, germ cell type-like isoform X1 — translation MGQPLSPGTCFLLCLLARLSAAASDAEKTPDYWNEGARKRLESVLALQLAAQRAKNMILFMGDGMGLSTISAARIYKGQLAGSSGEESVLAMETFPHVALAKTYTIDRQVPDSAGTGTAYLCGVKTNAKTLGLSGAAVYGKCRTTFGNEVDSILHRARLSGKSVGIVTTTRVQHASPGAAYAHSASRSWYADANMPKEALRDGCKDIAYQLVHNTDINVILGGGRMYMTPRQTPDPEYPEDSAQNGTRKDGLNLIAKWLSSKQGARYVWDKKGLDAVEADSVSHLMGLFEPKDMKYELNRNTSTDPSIVEMTEKAIRILRRNPNGFFLFVEGGRIDHGHHNGRAKQALMEAVMLDRAVARAGELTSPSDTLTVVTADHSHVFTFGGNTLRGTSIFGLAPKKAKDKRAYTSILYGNGPGYSIHDGGRPAASLPAAEDKDYRQQAAVPLETETHSGEDVVVLARGPMAHLFHGVQEQHYIAHAMAYAACLEPYAAEPGCRAARRASSGTQCFPQPLLTLLALCVAAYMVGG, via the exons ATGGGACAGCCGCTCTCCCCTGGAACctgctttcttctctgcctccttgcCCGGCTCTCCGCTGCAGCCTCAG ATGCTGAAAAGACCCCAGACTATTGGAATGAAGGGGCCAGGAAGAGGTTGGAGTCAGTCCTGGCCTTGCAGCTGGCAGCACAACGGGCCAAAAACATGATCCTCTTCATGGGTGACG GCATGGGGCTGTCCACCATATCAGCAGCTCGGATCTACAAGGGGCAGCTGGCCGGCAGCTCGGGTGAAGAGAGTGTCTTGGCAATGGAGACCTTTCCCCATGTGGCCCTGGCCAAG ACCTACACCATCGACAGGCAGGTGCCCGACAGCGCTGGCACGGGCACTGCCTACCTGTGCGGGGTGAAGACCAACGCCAAGACACTGGGGCTGAGCGGGGCAGCCGTCTATGGCAAATGCCGCACCACCTTTGGCAACGAGGTGGACTCCATCCTCCACCGGGCCAGGCTGTCAG GCAAGTCGGTGGGCATTGTGACAACCACACGGGTGCAGCACGCGTCCCCTGGTGCAGCCTATGCCCACTCAGCCAGCCGGAGCTGGTACGCTGACGCCAACATGCCCAAGGAGGCACTGCGGGATGGCTGTAAGGACATTGCCTACCAGCTGGTGCACAACACAGACATAAAT GTGATCCTGGGTGGTGGGCGGATGTACATGACCCCTAGGCAGACCCCAGACCCTGAGTACCCGGAGGACTCAGCTCAAAATGGCACCAGGAAGGACGGCCTGAACTTGATAGCCAAATGGCTGAGTTCCAAGCAG GGTGCCCGCTATGTCTGGGACAAGAAAGGCCTGGATGCGGTTGAGGCTGACTCTGTGAGCCACCTCATGG GACTTTTTGAACCCAAGGACATGAAGTACGAGCTGAACCGCAATACCTCCACGGATCCCTCCATTGTGGAGATGACAGAAAAGGCCATTCGCATCCTGCGCAGGAATCCCAATGGCTTCTTCCTCTTCGTGGA AGGTGGCAGGATTGACCATGGCCACCACAATGGCCGGGCAAAGCAGGCGCTGATGGAGGCTGTCATGCTGGACCGGGCAGTGGCACGGGCAGGTGAACTCACCTCCCCATCCGACACCTTGACTGTGGTGACAGCTGATCACTCCCATGTCTTCACTTTTGGAGGCAACACATTGCGTGGCACCTCCATCTTTG GGTTGGCTCCCAAGAAAGCCAAGGACAAGCGAGCCTACACCAGCATCCTCTATGGCAATGGTCCTGGCTACAGCATCCATGATGGGGGCCGCCCAGCTGCCAGTCTCCCCGCTGCAG AGGACAAGGACTACAGACAgcaggcagctgtgcccctggaGACAGAGACCCACAGCGGGGAGGATGTGGTGGTGCTGGCCCGGGGCCCCATGGCCCACCTCTTCCATGGGGTGCAGGAGCAGCACTACATCGCCCATGCCATGGCCTATGCTGCCTGCCTCGAGCCCTATGCCGCTGAGCCCGGGTGCAGGGCAGCCCGCAGGGCCTCCTCTGGCACACAGTGCTTCCCACAACCCCTGCTCACCCTCCTAGCTCTTTGTGTGGCTGCCTACATGGTGGGAGGCTGA
- the LOC139799909 gene encoding intestinal-type alkaline phosphatase-like isoform X2 — MWPWPRQVPDSAGTGTAYLCGVKTNAKTLGLSGAAVYGKCRTTFGNEVDSILHRARLSGKSVGIVTTTRVQHASPGAAYAHSASRSWYADANMPKEALRDGCKDIAYQLVHNTDINVILGGGRMYMTPRQTPDPEYPEDSAQNGTRKDGLNLIAKWLSSKQGARYVWDKKGLDAVEADSVSHLMGLFEPKDMKYELNRNTSTDPSIVEMTEKAIRILRRNPNGFFLFVEGGRIDHGHHNGRAKQALMEAVMLDRAVARAGELTSPSDTLTVVTADHSHVFTFGGNTLRGTSIFGLAPKKAKDKRAYTSILYGNGPGYSIHDGGRPAASLPAAEDKDYRQQAAVPLETETHSGEDVVVLARGPMAHLFHGVQEQHYIAHAMAYAACLEPYAAEPGCRAARRASSGTQCFPQPLLTLLALCVAAYMVGG; from the exons ATGTGGCCCTGGCCAAG GCAGGTGCCCGACAGCGCTGGCACGGGCACTGCCTACCTGTGCGGGGTGAAGACCAACGCCAAGACACTGGGGCTGAGCGGGGCAGCCGTCTATGGCAAATGCCGCACCACCTTTGGCAACGAGGTGGACTCCATCCTCCACCGGGCCAGGCTGTCAG GCAAGTCGGTGGGCATTGTGACAACCACACGGGTGCAGCACGCGTCCCCTGGTGCAGCCTATGCCCACTCAGCCAGCCGGAGCTGGTACGCTGACGCCAACATGCCCAAGGAGGCACTGCGGGATGGCTGTAAGGACATTGCCTACCAGCTGGTGCACAACACAGACATAAAT GTGATCCTGGGTGGTGGGCGGATGTACATGACCCCTAGGCAGACCCCAGACCCTGAGTACCCGGAGGACTCAGCTCAAAATGGCACCAGGAAGGACGGCCTGAACTTGATAGCCAAATGGCTGAGTTCCAAGCAG GGTGCCCGCTATGTCTGGGACAAGAAAGGCCTGGATGCGGTTGAGGCTGACTCTGTGAGCCACCTCATGG GACTTTTTGAACCCAAGGACATGAAGTACGAGCTGAACCGCAATACCTCCACGGATCCCTCCATTGTGGAGATGACAGAAAAGGCCATTCGCATCCTGCGCAGGAATCCCAATGGCTTCTTCCTCTTCGTGGA AGGTGGCAGGATTGACCATGGCCACCACAATGGCCGGGCAAAGCAGGCGCTGATGGAGGCTGTCATGCTGGACCGGGCAGTGGCACGGGCAGGTGAACTCACCTCCCCATCCGACACCTTGACTGTGGTGACAGCTGATCACTCCCATGTCTTCACTTTTGGAGGCAACACATTGCGTGGCACCTCCATCTTTG GGTTGGCTCCCAAGAAAGCCAAGGACAAGCGAGCCTACACCAGCATCCTCTATGGCAATGGTCCTGGCTACAGCATCCATGATGGGGGCCGCCCAGCTGCCAGTCTCCCCGCTGCAG AGGACAAGGACTACAGACAgcaggcagctgtgcccctggaGACAGAGACCCACAGCGGGGAGGATGTGGTGGTGCTGGCCCGGGGCCCCATGGCCCACCTCTTCCATGGGGTGCAGGAGCAGCACTACATCGCCCATGCCATGGCCTATGCTGCCTGCCTCGAGCCCTATGCCGCTGAGCCCGGGTGCAGGGCAGCCCGCAGGGCCTCCTCTGGCACACAGTGCTTCCCACAACCCCTGCTCACCCTCCTAGCTCTTTGTGTGGCTGCCTACATGGTGGGAGGCTGA
- the LOC139799910 gene encoding intestinal-type alkaline phosphatase-like gives MLGYQHLTMKLLAPLTLCLGLWAGLTTAVIPAEEEKPSFWNNQAAAAIEASLKIQPKIRQAKNLILFLGDGFGIPTITATRILKGQQQGKLGPETPLALDAFPYVALSKTYNVDRQVPDSAGTATAYLCGVKGNYETVGLSAAARHSQCNTTAGNEVVSVLERARKAGKAVGIVTTTRVQHASPSGNYAHVVNRDWYADASMPLDARHQGCKDIAWQLVHNVDINVILGGGRKYMTPMGTPDPEYPTYGSENGMREDGNNLINMWLEARPGARYVWNKAEMLAAVADPNVNYLMGLFEPGDMKFNMLRNPTLDPSLTEMVKAAITILSRNRNGFYLFVEGGRIDHGHHDGSAHKALTEAVEFDWAIKQAETLTNEEETLTVVTADHSHVFSFGGYTLRGSSIFGLAPKKATDKRNYTSILYGNGPGYPGTDRPNVDDGTASDFNYKQQAAVPLDSETHGGEDVAILAKGPMAHLFHGVQEQTYVAHAMAFAACLDPYTACPQQDSSTSTHATHLVLLLPTLLLPLFP, from the exons ATGTTGGGCTACCAGCATCTCACGATGAAGCTCCTGGCACCCCTCACCCTCTGCCTGGGTCTCTGGGCAGGGCTCACCACTGCTGTCATCCCAG CGGAGGAGGAGAAGCCATCCTTCTGGAACaaccaggcagctgcagccatTGAGGCCTCCTTGAAGATTCAGCCCAAAATACGTCAGGCCAAAAACCTCATCCTCTTCCTTGGGGATG GATTTGGAATCCCCACCATCACAGCCACCCGCATCCTaaaggggcagcagcaggggaagCTGGGCCCTGAGACCCCCCTTGCCCTCGATGCTTTCCCCTATGTGGCTCTCTCCAAG ACGTACAATGTGGACCGCCAGGTCCCTGACAGCGCGGGGACAGCCACAGCCTACCTCTGTGGGGTGAAGGGCAACTACGAGACTGTGGGGCTGAGTGCAGCTGCCCGCCACTCCCAGTGCAACACCACGGCAGGAAACGAGGTGGTCTCAGTGCTGGAGAGAGCTCGCAAAGCAG GGAAGGCAGTGGGCATCGTGACGACAACACGGGTGCAGCACGCATCACCCTCGGGGAACTACGCCCACGTGGTGAACCGCGACTGGTACGCTGATGCCAGCATGCCCTTGGACGCCCGCCACCAGGGCTGCAAGGACATCGCCTGGCAGCTGGTCCACAATGTTGACATCAAC GTGATCCTGGGGGGTGGTCGGAAATACATGACCCCCATGGGGACGCCAGACCCCGAGTATCCCACCTATGGGTCCGAGAATGGGATGCGTGAGGATGGGAATAATCTCATCAACATGTGGCTGGAGGCACGGCCG GGTGCTCGCTACGTCTGGAACAAGGCAGAGATGCTGGCTGCTGTTGCTGACCCCAACGTGAATTATTTGATGG GTCTCTTTGAACCCGGGGACATGAAGTTCAACATGTTGCGTAACCCCACCTTGGACCCGTCGCTCACTGAGATGGTGAAGGCGGCCATCACCATCCTGAGTAGGAACCGTAATGGATTCTACCTCTTTGTGGAAG GTGGCAGGATTGACCACGGCCACCATGATGGTTCAGCCCATAAGGCACTGACAGAGGCGGTAGAATTCGACTGGGCCATCAAGCAGGCAGAGACCCTGACAAATGAGGAGGAGACCCTCACTGTTGTCACTGCTGACCACTCACATGTCTTCTCCTTTGGTGGCTACACCCTGCGTGGTTCCTCCATCTTTG GTTTGGCCCCCAAGAAAGCCACTGACAAGAGGAACTACACATCCATCCTCTATGGGAATGGGCCAGGCTACCCGGGCACTGACCGGCCGAATGTGGACGATGGCACAGCCA GTGACTTCAACTACAAGCAGCAGGCTGCTGTGCCCCTCGACTCTGAGACCCATGGCGGAGAGGATGTGGCTATCCTGGCAAAGGGCCCCATGGCCCACCTCTTCCATGGGGTGCAAGAGCAGACCTATGTGGCCCACGCCATGGCCTTTGCTGCCTGCCTTGACCCCTACACCGCCTGCCCTCAGCAGGACTCTTCCACCAGCACCCATGCCACCCATCTGGtcctgctcctgcccaccctcctcctgccacTTTTCCCCTGA
- the ECEL1 gene encoding endothelin-converting enzyme-like 1: MEKTYSLTAHYDEFQEVKYVSKYQSGTLPNGFALQLGTGAKKRRGGLPRWSRREVCLLSGLVFAAGLCVILTCMLILKYLAAEGDSYCLEGCQEKKAFLRASRFLSANMDATIDPCQDFYSFACGGWLRRHGIPEDKLVYGTIGAIAEQNEAKLQALLSRPVRRRAPTSAERKVKEFFRSCLDQAEIDRLGPRPMLEVIGECGGWDAPAGHGELNELLYKTQGVYSAAVLFSLTVSLDERNTSRYVIRIDQDGLTLPERTLYLGQDEESEKILAAYRVFMERLLTLLGAEHVEQKAQEILQLEQHLANITVSEYDDTRRDISSMYHKLTLGELQRITPTLKWKRLLDRIFHDNFSEEEEVVLLATDYMHKVSDLIRVTPSRILHNYMLWRIVVVLSEHLSTPFRDAIHELSKEMEGNEKQLEPGKICLSQANKHFGMALGALFVEEHFSSTSKAKVQQLVEDIKYILDRRLDELDWMDEETRRAARAKLRYMMVMIGYPDFLLKPEAIDKEYEARMGEKTYFKNILNSIAFSIRLSVKKIRQEVDKSAWLLPPQALNAYYLPNKNQMVFPAGILQPTLYDPEFPQSLNYGGIGTIIGHELTHGYDDWGGQYDRHGNLVHWWTERSYSKFLKKAQCIVNLYDNFTVYNQRVNGKHTLGENIADMGGLKLAYYAYQKWVREHGPEHPLHHLKYTHDQLFFIAFAQNWCIKRRSQSIYLQVLTDKHAPEHYRVLGSVSQFEEFGRVFHCPKNSPMNPVHKCSVW, encoded by the exons ATGGAGAAGACTTACTCATTGACAGCCCACTACGACGAGTTTCAGGAAGTGAAGTATGTGAGCAAGTACCAGAGTGGCACCTTGCCCAATGGCTTCGCCCTCCAGCTGGGCACTGGGGCCAAGAAACGCCGTGGGGGTCTGCCGCGCTGGAGCCGCCGGGAGGTCTGCCTGCTCTCAGGGCTGGTGTTTGCAGCAGGGCTCTGCGTCATCTTGACATGCATGTTGATCCTCAAGTACCTGGCAGCTGAAGGGGACAGCTACTGCCTGGAGGGGTGCCAGGAGAAGAAGGCCTTCCTGCGGGCGTCCCGCTTCCTCAGCGCCAACATGGATGCTACCATTGACCCCTGCCAGGACTTCTACTCCTTTGCCTGCGGTGGCTGGCTCCGGAGACATGGCATCCCTGAGGACAAGCTGGTGTACGGCACCATCGGGGCCATCGCTGAGCAGAATGAGGCCAagctgcaggcactgctcagcCGCCCTGTGAGGCGCCGAGCCCCCACCTCAGCTGAGAGAAAGGTCAAGGAGTTTTTCCGCTCATGCCTGGACCAGGCTGAGATTGACCGGCTGGGCCCACGGCCCATGCTGGAGGTAATCGGGGAGTGTGGTGGCTGGGATGCCCCTGCAGGCCATGGGGAGCTCAATGAGCTGCTCTACAAGACACAGGGTGTCTacagtgctgctgtgctcttCTCCCTGACTGTCAGCCTGGACGAGAGGAACACCTCCCGCTACGTCATCCGG ATTGACCAGGATGGGCTGACTCTGCCTGAACGGACCCTCTACCTGGGGCAGGATGAGGAGAGTGAGAAG ATCCTGGCTGCTTACCGGGTGTTCATGGAGCGATTGCTCACCCTCTTGGGTGCTGAGCATGTGGAGCAGAAGGCCCAGGAgatcctgcagctggagcagcacctTGCCAAT ATCACAGTATCTGAGTACGATGACACACGGAGGGACATCAGCAGCATGTACCACAAACTGACCCTGGGTGAGCTGCAGCGCATCACCCCCACT CTCAAGTGGAAGCGCTTGCTGGACCGTATCTTCCATGACAACTTctcggaggaggaggaggtggtgctgCTGGCCACTGACTACATGCACAAGGTGTCTGACCTCATCCGTGTGACGCCCAGCAG GATCCTTCACAACTACATGCTGTGGCGCATTGTGGTGGTGCTGAGCGAGCACCTCTCCACCCCCTTCCGCGACGCCATCCATGAGCTCTCCAAGGAGATGGAGGGCAATGAGAAGCAGCTCGAGCCAGGAAAGATCTGCCTGAGCCAGGCCAACAAGCACTTTGGCATGGCCTTGGGTGCCCTCTTTGTCGAGGAGCACTTCTCCTCCACTAGCAAGGCTAAG GTGCAGCAGCTGGTGGAGGATATCAAATACATCCTGGACAGGCGTCTGGATGAGCTGGACTGGATGGATGAGGAGACACGGAGAGCAGCCAGGGCCAAG CTCCGGTACATGATGGTGATGATTGGATATCCTGATTTCCTGCTGAAGCCAGAGGCCATTGACAAGGAGTATGAGGCAAGGA TGGGAGAGAAGACCTACTTCAAGAACATCCTCAACAGCATTGCCTTCAGCATCAGGCTCTCAGTGAAGAAGATCCGGCAGGAAGTGGACAAGTCTGC gtggctgctgcctccccaggcGCTGAATGCCTACTACCTGCCCAACAAGAACCAGATGG TGTTCCCTGCTGGCATCCTGCAGCCCACCCTCTACGACCCTGAGTTCCCGCA GTCTCTGAACTACGGTGGGATTGGCACCATCATTGGACATGAACTGACCCATGGCTATGATGACTGGG GGGGACAGTACGACCGGCACGGGAACCTGGTGCACTGGTGGACAGAGAGGTCCTACAGCAAGTTCCTGAAGAAGGCACAGTGTATTGTCAACCTCTATGACAATTTCACTGTCTACAACCAGCGG GTGAATGGCAAACACACACTGGGGGAGAACATTGCGGACATGGGGGGGCTCAAACTCGCCTACTAC GCCTACCAGAAGTGGGTACGGGAGCACGGCCCTGAGCACCCTCTGCACCACCTGAAATACACCCATGACCAGCTCTTCTTCATTGCCTTTGCCCAG AACTGGTGCATCAAGCGGCGATCCCAGTCCATCTACCTGCAGGTGCTGACAGACAAGCATGCCCCGGAGCACTACAG GGTCCTGGGCAGTGTCTCACAGTTTGAGGAGTTTGGACGGGTTTTCCACTGCCCAAAGAACTCCCCCATGAACCCGGTGCACAAGTGCTCAGTGTGGTGA